From the genome of Streptomyces sp. NBC_01260, one region includes:
- a CDS encoding ABC transporter permease subunit gives MTATVTPRPPATRRAEQSGFLRTLHAEWTKFRTVRGWVLAMAGALLVTIVVGLLGTAAPAPGGRGADSASYPKGPGGEAVNDSFYFVHKTLTGDGTLTVPLRSLTGVADTGTGKAAQGAQPWAKAGIIVKESPTRGAPYAAVMATGCHGVRMQYDYTHDTAGPSGKVAQESPRWLRLVRSGDILTGSSSTDGSHWTKVGHAKLPRLARTVQAGLFATSPQAKQDTAAGTGFSPAVATGTFGRPALTGDWSQSAWSGTQVGGDAGTSGSYTNTTKGGFTQTDGGGFTVTGAGDIAPVVGGPVMGVGFSVENFLVGTFAGLIVVIAVGTVFITGEYRRGLLRTTMAATPLRGRVLGAKALVAGGVAFAIGLLAAAITIPIGERSARGRGFHVFPVTSATEMRVMVGTGLLCAAAAVLALGVGALLRRSGTAVALVIGSIVLPFLLATSGVLPPGVSEWLLRVTPAAGFAIQQTLPQYAQVLSVYEPSTGYYPLAPWAGLAVLCGYAALAFGLAVVRLRGRDV, from the coding sequence ATGACCGCCACCGTCACCCCTCGTCCCCCGGCCACGAGGCGCGCTGAGCAGAGTGGGTTCCTCAGGACGCTGCACGCCGAGTGGACGAAGTTCCGTACGGTACGTGGCTGGGTCCTCGCCATGGCGGGGGCGCTCCTGGTGACGATCGTGGTCGGCCTGCTCGGCACGGCCGCCCCCGCCCCCGGCGGTCGCGGCGCCGACTCCGCCTCGTACCCGAAGGGACCCGGCGGCGAGGCAGTCAACGACAGCTTCTACTTCGTCCACAAGACGCTCACCGGCGACGGCACCCTCACCGTTCCCCTGCGGTCGCTGACTGGTGTGGCCGACACCGGGACCGGCAAGGCGGCCCAGGGCGCCCAGCCCTGGGCGAAGGCCGGGATCATCGTGAAGGAAAGCCCCACCCGGGGAGCCCCGTACGCGGCGGTCATGGCCACCGGCTGCCACGGTGTGCGCATGCAGTACGACTACACGCACGACACGGCGGGCCCTTCCGGCAAGGTCGCCCAGGAGTCCCCGCGCTGGCTGCGCCTGGTCCGCTCCGGCGACATCCTCACCGGTTCCTCCTCCACCGACGGCTCCCACTGGACCAAGGTCGGCCATGCGAAGCTGCCGAGGCTTGCGCGCACCGTGCAGGCCGGGCTCTTCGCCACGTCACCGCAGGCGAAGCAGGACACCGCGGCGGGCACGGGCTTCAGCCCCGCCGTGGCCACGGGCACCTTCGGCCGCCCCGCCCTCACCGGCGACTGGTCCCAGAGCGCGTGGAGCGGCACACAGGTGGGTGGCGACGCGGGCACCTCCGGCAGCTACACGAACACCACCAAGGGCGGCTTCACCCAGACCGACGGCGGCGGGTTCACCGTGACCGGGGCCGGTGACATCGCACCGGTCGTCGGCGGGCCCGTCATGGGCGTCGGCTTCTCCGTCGAGAACTTCCTCGTCGGCACCTTCGCCGGGCTGATCGTGGTGATCGCCGTGGGCACGGTGTTCATCACCGGCGAGTACCGGCGCGGTCTGCTGCGTACGACCATGGCGGCAACTCCCCTGCGGGGCCGGGTGCTTGGTGCCAAGGCGCTGGTGGCCGGGGGCGTCGCGTTCGCCATCGGCCTATTGGCCGCCGCGATCACCATTCCCATCGGGGAACGCAGCGCGCGCGGCAGGGGCTTCCATGTTTTCCCCGTCACGTCGGCGACCGAAATGCGCGTCATGGTCGGCACCGGCCTGCTCTGCGCAGCCGCCGCCGTGCTCGCTCTCGGCGTCGGTGCCCTGCTGCGGCGCAGCGGCACGGCGGTCGCCCTGGTCATCGGGTCGATCGTGCTGCCCTTCCTGCTTGCCACCTCCGGCGTACTGCCCCCGGGCGTCTCGGAGTGGCTGCTGCGGGTGACCCCGGCTGCGGGCTTCGCCATCCAGCAGACCCTGCCGCAGTACGCGCAGGTGCTCAGCGTGTACGAGCCGTCGACCGGCTACTACCCGCTGGCGCCATGGGCCGGCCTCGCCGTGCTGTGCGGATACGCCGCGCTCGCCTTCGGTCTGGCCGTGGTGCGGCTGCGCGGGAGGGACGTATGA
- a CDS encoding ABC transporter ATP-binding protein has product MSDESTKATIEVIGLRKRFGPQLALDGMTFTVQPGRVTGFVGPNGAGKSTTMRVILGLDAAEEGKALVDGVPYRTLRRPLRHLGALLDASALQPSRTARNHLLWLAHSQGVSARRVDEVIDQAGLGTAARRKAGGFSLGMRQRLGIAAALLGDPPVVMLDEPFNGLDPDGIVWMRGFLSSLARQGRAVLVSSHLMSELEDTADHLVVIGRGRVVADTSVSELLAEAAGGRVTLRTSAPPRAAQVLHGAGATVLATGPDTLGVTGLPDEEIVALLARNGVPFSQVSAHRATLEEAYMELTRDAVEYRGIPAGEATR; this is encoded by the coding sequence ATGAGCGATGAGAGTACGAAGGCGACGATCGAGGTCATCGGTCTGCGTAAACGATTCGGGCCACAGCTGGCTCTGGACGGTATGACGTTCACCGTGCAGCCCGGACGGGTGACCGGCTTCGTCGGCCCGAACGGCGCGGGCAAGTCCACCACCATGCGCGTGATCCTGGGCCTTGACGCGGCGGAGGAGGGAAAGGCCCTGGTCGACGGGGTGCCGTACCGCACCCTGCGTCGCCCGCTTCGGCATCTGGGGGCACTGCTCGACGCCTCCGCGCTGCAGCCGAGCCGCACCGCCCGTAACCACCTGCTGTGGCTGGCCCACTCACAGGGCGTGTCGGCCCGGCGGGTGGACGAGGTCATCGATCAGGCCGGCCTGGGCACGGCGGCCCGGCGCAAGGCCGGCGGCTTCTCGCTGGGCATGCGCCAGCGCCTGGGGATCGCGGCGGCGCTGCTGGGGGACCCGCCGGTCGTCATGCTGGACGAGCCGTTCAACGGCCTGGACCCTGACGGCATCGTGTGGATGCGCGGCTTCCTGTCGTCGCTGGCCCGGCAGGGCCGCGCCGTCCTGGTCTCCAGTCACCTGATGAGCGAACTCGAAGACACCGCGGACCATCTCGTGGTGATCGGCCGCGGCCGGGTCGTCGCGGACACCAGCGTGTCCGAGCTGCTCGCCGAGGCGGCCGGCGGCCGGGTCACCCTGCGTACCTCCGCGCCTCCGCGCGCCGCCCAGGTCCTGCACGGCGCGGGCGCCACCGTTCTCGCCACCGGCCCCGACACCCTCGGCGTCACGGGCCTGCCCGACGAGGAGATCGTGGCACTGCTCGCCCGGAACGGGGTGCCGTTCTCCCAGGTGTCCGCGCACCGGGCGACGCTCGAAGAGGCGTACATGGAGCTCACCCGGGACGCGGTGGAGTACCGGGGCATCCCGGCGGGGGAGGCTACGCGATGA
- a CDS encoding ISL3 family transposase: MQADASFWDSLVFDGIDDVDVEGVTAVFGTVEVVARGRMTGAGCPDCGNFSDRVHDRYQLRVKDLPLGGQSFVIRLVVRRFICVSADCRRRTFAEPFSRLTTPYARFTTRLNHALEKVGLALAGRAGARLTAQLGFGAGGMTLLRRVMLLPDPQLGTPRVLRVDDFAIRRGQTYYTVLTCVEAHRVVDVLPTREAGPLSEWLVRHPGVEVICRDRAGAYAEGARRGAPTALQVADRFHLRQGLGRAVETCVAAHRDCLRGSLPSLRSTRPNLEGPRDTSDPVGRRADCKKAAHALVHELLAQGRSRRAIARHLGWGLNTVLRYANAAHWQDTFRENRPRPSRLDPYKPYLESRFAAGCTSVTRLHRELLAENAPVTYQMVRAHIATLRSVAPEAPPPPPTVRQVTGWLTRHPTSSFGGLTPEVRGICVGFEVDVCVGFLPEGGWQSMFDCGHDHHTAGQHPPLPLPAHPN; encoded by the coding sequence ATGCAGGCCGACGCATCGTTCTGGGACTCGCTTGTGTTCGACGGGATCGACGACGTGGACGTCGAGGGGGTGACTGCCGTGTTCGGCACGGTTGAGGTGGTGGCGAGAGGCCGGATGACGGGGGCGGGTTGCCCGGACTGCGGCAACTTCTCGGACCGGGTGCATGACCGCTATCAGCTCAGGGTGAAGGACCTTCCTCTCGGTGGGCAGAGCTTCGTGATCCGGTTGGTGGTCCGGCGCTTCATCTGTGTGTCGGCGGACTGCCGGCGCCGGACGTTCGCCGAACCTTTCTCCCGGTTGACGACTCCGTACGCACGATTCACCACTCGGCTCAACCACGCCCTGGAGAAAGTAGGGCTCGCGCTGGCCGGGCGGGCCGGCGCGCGGCTGACCGCCCAGCTGGGGTTCGGCGCGGGAGGGATGACCTTGCTGCGCAGGGTCATGCTGTTGCCCGATCCTCAGCTCGGAACGCCGCGGGTATTGAGGGTGGACGACTTCGCGATTCGCCGTGGTCAGACCTACTACACCGTCTTGACCTGCGTTGAAGCCCATCGGGTCGTCGATGTGCTCCCTACGCGTGAGGCCGGGCCACTGTCCGAGTGGCTGGTCCGTCACCCTGGCGTGGAGGTCATCTGCCGGGACAGAGCGGGCGCCTACGCCGAGGGTGCCCGGCGCGGCGCCCCCACCGCCTTGCAAGTCGCCGACCGGTTCCATCTGCGGCAGGGCCTGGGCCGGGCGGTGGAGACCTGCGTCGCCGCCCACCGCGACTGTTTGCGCGGCTCCTTGCCCAGCCTGCGATCGACCCGTCCGAACCTCGAAGGGCCGCGGGACACCTCGGACCCCGTCGGGCGACGGGCCGACTGCAAGAAGGCCGCACACGCCCTGGTCCATGAGCTGCTCGCCCAAGGACGCTCACGACGGGCGATCGCCCGGCATCTGGGCTGGGGCCTGAACACCGTGCTCCGATACGCGAACGCCGCACACTGGCAGGACACCTTCCGCGAGAACCGGCCCCGGCCCAGCAGACTGGACCCCTACAAGCCCTACCTGGAGAGCCGGTTTGCAGCGGGATGCACCAGCGTCACCCGTCTCCACCGCGAACTCCTCGCCGAGAACGCGCCCGTCACCTACCAGATGGTCCGGGCCCACATCGCGACCCTGCGTTCCGTCGCACCCGAGGCTCCGCCTCCGCCACCAACGGTGCGGCAGGTCACAGGATGGCTCACACGCCACCCCACGAGCTCCTTCGGGGGGTTGACTCCGGAGGTGCGGGGCATATGCGTCGGTTTCGAGGTCGACGTCTGTGTCGGATTCTTGCCAGAAGGCGGGTGGCAGTCGATGTTTGATTGCGGCCATGACCATCACACAGCCGGACAACACCCGCCTCTTCCGCTCCCTGCACACCCCAACTGA
- a CDS encoding response regulator transcription factor: protein MRVLVVEDARPLAEVIAEGLRDQGMAVDVAHDGLDAAAKLDVNAYDVVVLDRDLPGIHGDTLCQMITERDGRVMVLMLTAADSPGDRVSGLTLGADDYLAKPFHFPELVLRIRALARRRPAARSRTLSAAGIKLDPMRRIASRDGRQLDLSVKEFAVLEALLNSSPAFLSAEGLLEQVWDEHADPFTNTVTVTISRLRRKLGDPPVIATTPGVGYRIIDPAVPPDWAADRGRRPTSGGGAQCT, encoded by the coding sequence TTGAGAGTCCTGGTGGTCGAGGACGCCCGCCCCCTCGCCGAAGTCATCGCCGAGGGACTGCGCGACCAGGGCATGGCCGTAGACGTGGCCCACGACGGGCTCGACGCCGCGGCCAAGCTGGACGTCAACGCGTACGACGTCGTCGTGCTCGACCGCGACCTGCCAGGCATCCACGGCGACACTCTCTGCCAGATGATCACCGAGCGGGACGGCCGCGTGATGGTCCTGATGCTGACCGCCGCCGACTCACCCGGCGACCGCGTCAGCGGCCTGACCCTGGGTGCTGACGACTACCTCGCCAAGCCCTTCCACTTTCCCGAACTCGTCCTGCGCATCCGCGCCCTGGCCCGCCGTCGCCCCGCCGCCCGGTCCCGCACCCTGAGCGCGGCGGGCATCAAACTCGACCCGATGCGCCGCATCGCCAGCCGCGACGGCCGCCAACTCGACCTCTCTGTCAAGGAATTCGCGGTACTCGAAGCCCTCCTGAACTCGAGCCCCGCCTTCCTCAGCGCGGAAGGCCTCCTCGAACAGGTCTGGGACGAGCACGCCGACCCGTTCACCAACACGGTCACGGTGACCATCAGCCGCCTGCGCCGCAAACTCGGCGACCCCCCGGTCATCGCCACCACACCCGGCGTGGGATATCGGATCATCGACCCAGCCGTCCCACCCGACTGGGCAGCCGACAGAGGCCGGCGGCCCACGAGCGGAGGCGGTGCTCAGTGCACCTGA
- a CDS encoding isocitrate lyase/PEP mutase family protein, producing MTITQPDNTRLFRSLHTPTEPLALANAWDVASARVIEAAGASAIATTSAGVAWSLGSPDGDVLTRDRALELIGRIVTAVAVPVTADIEGGYGTDTAGVAETVAGVLAAGAVGINIEDGTRPPTELATRLAAARQTADQAGADLFLNARIDTFLFGLGDPDTRLKETLSRAHMYVDAGADGIFVPGVTDTATIATLARDISVPLNVMAGPGAPTVAELGTLGVARVSLGSGVAQAAYAAARRTAQELFGTGDYDSLAEGMAFPELNALFSTPH from the coding sequence ATGACCATCACACAGCCGGACAACACCCGCCTCTTCCGCTCCCTGCACACCCCAACTGAACCGCTTGCGCTCGCCAACGCCTGGGACGTTGCGAGCGCCCGCGTCATCGAGGCCGCAGGTGCCTCCGCGATCGCCACGACCAGTGCCGGCGTCGCCTGGTCACTGGGTTCTCCGGACGGCGATGTCCTTACCCGGGACCGGGCGCTGGAACTGATCGGCCGAATCGTCACTGCCGTCGCGGTTCCGGTCACCGCTGACATCGAGGGCGGGTACGGCACGGACACCGCCGGTGTCGCCGAGACCGTAGCCGGAGTGCTCGCGGCGGGTGCCGTCGGCATCAACATCGAGGACGGCACCCGGCCACCGACAGAGCTCGCGACGCGGCTGGCCGCGGCCCGGCAGACCGCCGACCAGGCCGGCGCGGACCTGTTTCTCAATGCCCGTATCGACACTTTCCTGTTCGGGCTCGGCGACCCGGACACCCGACTGAAGGAAACCCTGTCCCGGGCGCACATGTACGTCGATGCGGGCGCGGACGGCATCTTCGTCCCCGGCGTCACCGACACCGCCACCATCGCGACGCTGGCCAGGGACATCTCCGTACCGCTGAACGTCATGGCCGGCCCCGGCGCCCCGACCGTCGCGGAGCTCGGCACCCTCGGGGTGGCTCGCGTCAGTCTCGGATCGGGCGTGGCCCAGGCCGCCTACGCTGCCGCCCGCCGCACCGCGCAGGAGCTCTTCGGCACCGGCGACTACGACTCGCTCGCCGAAGGCATGGCCTTCCCGGAACTCAACGCGCTGTTCTCCACGCCTCACTGA
- a CDS encoding HAMP domain-containing sensor histidine kinase, translating to MKWGPPRRLAGLTARLGLRRGTARTRFTALYVTLFLLSGTALLAIAAVVASGGSRSSQTAPDGGTDQPATAAQAQGRIDELEQQLTQAHDTQSRQIVIGSAIALGVMVVISAGLGWFVAGRVLRPLRVMAAATRRITADSLHERLAIGGPGDEVKDLADTIDDLLGRLEGSFDAQRLFVANASHELRTPLTTMRASLDVALAKPGPIPETTATLAARIRAELDQVDRLLESFLVLARTQHGKFTDSARLALGQLALTALTGRAKDIAAKGLTVRENRSDDSAWVWGSQTLLRRVADNVVDNAIAHNDPGGWISVAVRAEGDDAGAVSLVVESSGPVLDQLRVADLAQPFRRLGADRTGTGQGSGLGLSIVAAITQAHHGTLDLRARPDGGLRVTITLPRTDGRATAEAPDTETGVAR from the coding sequence ATGAAATGGGGTCCGCCCCGACGGCTCGCGGGCCTGACTGCCCGGCTCGGCCTGCGCCGTGGCACTGCCCGCACCCGCTTCACCGCCTTGTACGTGACTCTGTTCCTGCTGTCGGGAACGGCGCTGCTGGCCATCGCGGCCGTGGTGGCATCCGGCGGATCGCGCTCCAGCCAGACCGCCCCCGATGGCGGCACCGATCAGCCCGCCACGGCGGCACAGGCCCAGGGCCGCATCGACGAGCTGGAGCAGCAGCTGACCCAGGCGCACGACACCCAGTCCCGGCAGATCGTGATCGGCTCCGCCATCGCCCTCGGCGTCATGGTGGTGATCTCGGCCGGCCTCGGCTGGTTCGTCGCCGGCCGGGTGCTGCGCCCGCTGCGCGTGATGGCTGCGGCCACCCGCCGGATCACCGCCGACAGCCTGCACGAACGCCTGGCCATCGGCGGCCCCGGCGACGAGGTGAAGGACCTCGCCGACACCATCGACGACCTCCTCGGCCGCCTGGAGGGCTCCTTCGACGCCCAGCGCCTCTTCGTCGCCAACGCCTCCCACGAGCTGCGCACCCCGCTCACCACGATGCGGGCCTCCCTTGACGTGGCCCTCGCCAAGCCGGGCCCGATACCCGAGACCACGGCCACGCTGGCCGCCCGGATACGCGCCGAACTCGACCAGGTGGACCGGCTGCTGGAGAGTTTCCTCGTCCTGGCTCGCACCCAGCACGGCAAGTTCACCGACTCGGCGCGCCTCGCCCTCGGCCAACTCGCGCTGACCGCCTTGACCGGACGGGCAAAGGACATCGCAGCCAAGGGGCTGACCGTGCGTGAAAACCGGAGCGACGACTCCGCGTGGGTGTGGGGCAGCCAGACGCTGCTGCGCCGCGTGGCCGACAACGTGGTCGACAACGCGATCGCGCACAACGACCCCGGGGGCTGGATCAGTGTCGCGGTACGGGCTGAAGGAGACGACGCGGGCGCAGTGTCCCTCGTCGTCGAGTCCAGCGGGCCGGTCCTTGACCAGCTGCGGGTGGCGGACCTCGCGCAACCCTTCCGCCGCCTTGGCGCCGACCGGACCGGCACCGGCCAGGGCAGCGGCCTCGGCCTCTCCATCGTCGCGGCCATCACCCAGGCCCACCACGGCACCCTGGACCTGCGCGCCCGCCCCGACGGCGGCCTGCGCGTGACCATCACCCTCCCCCGTACGGACGGCAGGGCGACGGCGGAAGCCCCCGACACAGAGACGGGCGTGGCGCGTTGA
- a CDS encoding helix-turn-helix domain-containing protein, whose product MRQAASDRDHFLPIGPSAVPVTVACAIFLTATDRKRLKKVAWGHKSEYRQRVRAQIVLHAAHGRSNAHIARETDLHLDTVRRCRRRFAEQGLAGLRDRQRSGRPSSFTPLQAVEVKALACRLPAESGVPLSRWSCPELAREAVTRGIVTFLSASTVRRWLKTDALKPWQHHSWIFITDPDFHPRAQRVLDLYTRTFEGTALGDDEYPGVTSALPMTTWPFSDSPPCSVLLQASCPPRHTGHV is encoded by the coding sequence GTGCGGCAGGCCGCCTCCGACCGTGATCATTTTCTCCCGATTGGCCCGTCTGCCGTGCCTGTTACCGTCGCCTGTGCGATATTTCTGACCGCCACCGATCGCAAGCGGTTGAAGAAGGTGGCCTGGGGCCACAAGAGCGAGTACCGGCAGCGGGTGCGGGCGCAGATCGTGCTGCACGCCGCGCACGGCCGTTCCAATGCCCACATCGCGCGGGAGACGGATCTGCACCTCGACACGGTGCGCCGATGCCGGCGCCGCTTCGCCGAGCAGGGACTTGCCGGGCTCCGGGACCGTCAGCGATCCGGCCGCCCGTCTTCGTTCACGCCCTTGCAGGCGGTCGAGGTGAAGGCACTGGCCTGCCGGCTGCCCGCCGAGAGCGGAGTGCCGCTTTCGCGCTGGTCGTGTCCGGAGCTGGCCCGCGAGGCCGTCACACGGGGCATCGTCACCTTCCTGTCAGCCTCCACCGTGCGCCGCTGGCTCAAGACCGACGCGCTCAAGCCGTGGCAGCACCACTCCTGGATCTTCATCACTGACCCAGACTTCCACCCCCGGGCCCAGCGCGTCCTTGACCTGTATACCCGTACCTTCGAGGGCACCGCGCTGGGCGACGACGAGTACCCCGGCGTGACCTCGGCGCTCCCCATGACCACCTGGCCCTTCTCGGACTCGCCGCCTTGCTCTGTGCTGCTACAAGCGTCCTGTCCGCCTCGCCACACAGGACACGTCTAG
- a CDS encoding recombinase family protein, producing the protein MPRLKKALRVPTPADRGPGRPWRPGTPPPAPVDPDLPSADIRLGCARCSTLGQELDSQLDALAGHGIPRDKIFSEKTSTRVRVRPRFEEALRTAREVKAHAPHCRVIFTVYEMKRLGRDAAELTALADHLTAHGRPGPGDARRAPARLPSPGKPRACHGRSPAGFVHFQQQHLFVISGGIWRVSASGMFTRIGFWHRSWGALLSVTPVFDCEMVVRVRPRTPCRRATGSDAPSRTCTSLLRVAVGGDGAGHAGRRIVLGLACVRRDRRRGRRGGDCRVRHG; encoded by the coding sequence GTGCCCCGGCTGAAGAAGGCGCTGCGAGTGCCGACCCCCGCCGACCGCGGCCCGGGCCGGCCCTGGCGGCCCGGCACCCCGCCGCCGGCGCCGGTCGACCCAGACCTGCCGAGCGCGGACATCCGCCTCGGATGCGCGCGGTGCTCGACCCTCGGGCAGGAACTCGACTCCCAGCTCGACGCGCTCGCGGGGCACGGCATCCCGAGGGACAAGATCTTCAGCGAGAAGACCAGCACCCGGGTGCGGGTCCGACCCCGGTTCGAGGAGGCGCTGCGGACGGCGCGGGAGGTCAAGGCGCACGCCCCGCACTGCCGGGTCATCTTCACCGTGTACGAGATGAAGCGCCTCGGCCGCGACGCCGCCGAACTCACCGCGCTCGCCGACCACCTCACCGCCCACGGCCGGCCTGGTCCTGGAGATGCTCGCCGGGCCCCTGCCCGGCTCCCCTCGCCCGGAAAGCCACGAGCCTGCCATGGGCGATCACCAGCTGGCTTCGTTCACTTCCAGCAGCAGCATTTGTTTGTGATTTCGGGAGGCATCTGGCGCGTGAGCGCGTCAGGGATGTTCACGAGAATTGGGTTCTGGCACAGATCTTGGGGAGCGTTGCTGAGTGTCACCCCGGTGTTCGATTGCGAGATGGTGGTTCGAGTGAGACCGCGTACGCCTTGTCGCCGAGCCACAGGAAGTGACGCTCCATCACGTACCTGTACGTCGCTCCTGCGGGTAGCAGTGGGGGGTGATGGTGCTGGTCATGCAGGCCGACGCATCGTTCTGGGACTCGCTTGTGTTCGACGGGATCGACGACGTGGACGTCGAGGGGGTGACTGCCGTGTTCGGCACGGTTGA